In one window of Anaerobacillus alkaliphilus DNA:
- a CDS encoding DUF6155 family protein — MLKISELKKSLKQLDQKELIQLVVDMSKLNTDVKEFLATKYGGEEVVNELFNKAKKKITNEFFPEKGMPKLRLTEAKKAIADFKKTTGDDMKVADLMLLYVEMGTEFTRSYGDIDWNFYNNMIVMYGKVAGACEKKEELYSLLKDRLYSCVLMSQGTGWGYEDALCEIYYSISWVTEEDDE, encoded by the coding sequence ATGCTAAAAATATCTGAACTTAAAAAATCACTAAAGCAATTAGATCAAAAAGAGCTTATCCAATTAGTTGTTGACATGTCAAAACTAAATACTGATGTAAAAGAATTTCTTGCAACAAAGTATGGTGGTGAAGAAGTAGTCAACGAACTCTTTAACAAAGCAAAGAAGAAGATTACGAACGAATTTTTTCCCGAGAAAGGTATGCCTAAATTACGCCTAACAGAAGCAAAAAAGGCAATCGCAGACTTCAAAAAAACGACTGGGGATGACATGAAGGTTGCGGACTTGATGTTACTTTACGTAGAGATGGGGACTGAATTTACTAGGTCATACGGTGATATTGACTGGAATTTCTATAATAATATGATTGTAATGTACGGTAAAGTAGCAGGCGCGTGTGAGAAGAAAGAAGAACTATATTCTTTGTTAAAAGATCGACTCTATTCTTGTGTCTTGATGTCCCAAGGAACTGGATGGGGCTACGAAGATGCATTATGTGAAATTTACTACTCTATCAGTTGGGTTACAGAAGAAGATGATGAGTAA
- a CDS encoding cell wall hydrolase — MGRRINHNERDVEHLARLMLAEAIGEGPEGMDLVGTVVANRVEADCDPDFRNLRTINHVIYQTIPGTGIPHFEPVLNGSLYTQRPDEEDLQRARDLLHGHRNPRARQSLWFFNPSPGKAFRDPCTPTMPRSPMTQFAFAYKNHCFYVAVPGYCPEFYR; from the coding sequence ATGGGTAGGCGAATAAACCATAATGAACGTGATGTGGAGCATTTAGCAAGGCTCATGCTAGCGGAGGCGATCGGTGAGGGACCCGAAGGAATGGACTTAGTAGGTACGGTTGTGGCAAATAGGGTAGAGGCAGATTGTGATCCGGATTTCAGAAATTTGCGTACTATCAATCATGTTATCTATCAGACAATACCGGGAACTGGAATTCCTCACTTCGAGCCTGTTTTAAATGGATCATTGTATACACAGCGTCCCGATGAAGAAGACCTCCAAAGGGCTAGAGATTTGTTACATGGTCATAGAAATCCTCGAGCCAGACAGAGTTTGTGGTTTTTTAATCCAAGTCCGGGGAAAGCATTCCGCGATCCTTGTACGCCAACAATGCCAAGATCGCCCATGACACAGTTCGCATTTGCGTACAAAAATCATTGCTTCTATGTTGCTGTACCGGGCTATTGCCCTGAATTTTATAGATGA
- a CDS encoding DUF2268 domain-containing protein: MRKIFYGSIVVVFIGAILFLNFYSFFSSSTTVSYQGQQFTIIPAYEGMVEYVEQARKSDEDEREKIFEKTVLEPFTKEFWGQTFDIYSSLPIQMIKDIDKLEESINLLKNSNATEIIAEALKTSASYLSGPNIKVYVLALDPDRRFEIEHMKGLYGIAYGNGNILIMIDPHSPWEELLPYLVAHEYHHEVVLGRIIGGYHDGTLLSTVIIEGKADTFASIVYPEVVAPWTIALSYEEEKAVWEKMSVYLNIDTYGIVSKFQFGHSGLNIPQWSGYKVGYQIMQDLLANEPELTISEWTNMRNEEILRRSRFEERFN; this comes from the coding sequence TTGAGAAAAATCTTTTATGGTTCAATAGTAGTAGTGTTTATTGGTGCAATATTGTTTTTAAATTTTTATTCATTTTTTTCATCTAGTACGACGGTATCTTACCAGGGGCAGCAGTTTACGATCATACCGGCTTATGAAGGAATGGTAGAGTACGTAGAGCAGGCAAGAAAATCAGATGAGGACGAGCGGGAGAAGATTTTTGAGAAAACTGTCTTAGAGCCTTTTACAAAAGAATTTTGGGGCCAAACCTTTGACATCTATAGTTCTTTGCCCATACAGATGATCAAAGACATCGATAAATTAGAAGAAAGTATCAATCTTTTAAAAAATTCGAATGCCACTGAAATCATTGCGGAAGCATTAAAGACGTCGGCATCCTATTTAAGTGGTCCTAATATAAAGGTTTACGTGCTTGCATTAGATCCAGATCGTCGCTTTGAGATTGAACATATGAAGGGGCTTTATGGGATCGCATATGGAAATGGGAATATACTTATTATGATTGATCCTCATTCTCCTTGGGAAGAACTATTGCCATACCTAGTTGCTCATGAATATCACCATGAAGTAGTACTTGGTAGAATAATAGGAGGGTATCATGATGGTACGTTGTTATCAACTGTTATTATTGAAGGGAAAGCAGACACGTTTGCTTCAATTGTTTATCCAGAAGTCGTTGCCCCTTGGACGATTGCACTTTCTTACGAAGAAGAAAAAGCGGTGTGGGAGAAGATGAGCGTATACCTGAATATAGATACTTATGGGATTGTCTCAAAATTTCAATTTGGACATAGTGGTTTAAACATTCCTCAATGGAGCGGATATAAAGTAGGTTATCAGATCATGCAGGATCTTTTGGCAAATGAACCTGAGCTAACAATCTCCGAGTGGACCAACATGCGTAATGAGGAAATTTTAAGGCGAAGTAGGTTTGAGGAGAGGTTTAATTAG
- a CDS encoding MFS transporter yields the protein MKEFKYLLGGFFLSEFGRAMYFVTVSWLLYEITSDAYFTGLLLGLGFLPGLVLNLFLGVFVDRFNRKKLTIIANIISSISIVLLLVYIAIFDRNPWVIIIVHMVLQVCGSLFRPAIQAFMAESFEKKFLPKIFSQTSSTGIIGGLVGALFGGILISIISAGTTLVIVAVSLVISAILLLKIESKKNRSICKEGSSIRKEIVEGFQYVKRNKFLLGLFVIMFTGQLVYHSSLGFLSVYTVTYLMKSASIYGLLDATISVGGIFAGFLGAWWWSIAKQHFAICSLVIIVVGLLLVGLTPILPFAFCGVFLIGVGTTWIRVLLQSLQQMATEPEYHGRMASFRMIGNQGAVVLAAPILGWVASNYGADYIYLCLLIPVSVCVIFAVYQAKGKEFIEMIRNAA from the coding sequence ATGAAAGAATTTAAATACTTATTAGGGGGATTTTTCTTATCTGAATTCGGAAGGGCAATGTACTTTGTTACGGTTTCCTGGCTACTTTACGAGATAACTAGTGATGCGTACTTCACGGGGCTCTTATTAGGTCTAGGCTTTTTACCTGGACTTGTCTTGAATTTGTTCTTGGGAGTATTTGTAGATAGGTTTAATCGAAAGAAGCTGACGATCATTGCCAATATCATCTCTTCGATATCTATTGTGTTATTACTAGTTTATATAGCAATTTTTGATAGGAATCCTTGGGTAATTATTATTGTTCATATGGTACTGCAGGTTTGTGGTTCTTTATTTCGACCAGCAATCCAAGCCTTCATGGCAGAGAGTTTTGAGAAAAAATTCCTTCCGAAGATATTTTCTCAAACATCGTCAACAGGCATTATTGGCGGCTTAGTAGGGGCATTATTTGGAGGAATCCTCATTAGTATCATTTCTGCAGGAACAACGTTAGTGATTGTAGCGGTTAGCTTAGTCATCTCAGCAATTTTACTATTAAAGATAGAAAGTAAAAAAAATCGTTCTATTTGTAAAGAAGGAAGTTCCATTCGAAAAGAGATCGTAGAAGGCTTTCAATATGTAAAAAGGAATAAGTTCCTGCTCGGATTATTTGTAATTATGTTTACTGGTCAACTTGTTTACCATAGTAGCTTAGGTTTCTTGTCTGTATACACAGTTACCTATCTCATGAAATCAGCATCCATTTATGGTTTATTGGATGCGACCATTTCGGTGGGGGGAATATTTGCAGGTTTCCTAGGCGCTTGGTGGTGGTCTATCGCAAAACAGCATTTTGCCATCTGTTCTCTTGTTATTATCGTAGTTGGATTACTCTTAGTTGGCTTAACTCCTATCCTACCCTTTGCATTTTGCGGAGTGTTTCTGATTGGAGTTGGAACAACCTGGATCCGAGTACTACTTCAATCGTTACAGCAGATGGCAACTGAGCCAGAATATCACGGCAGAATGGCAAGCTTTCGAATGATTGGGAATCAAGGCGCAGTAGTTTTAGCTGCACCAATATTAGGGTGGGTAGCATCAAATTACGGTGCTGACTATATTTACCTCTGTTTGCTTATTCCGGTTAGTGTGTGTGTGATCTTTGCTGTTTATCAAGCAAAGGGGAAAGAGTTTATAGAAATGATACGTAATGCTGCTTAA
- the gerQ gene encoding spore coat protein GerQ: MTCGNSSYYPMNYFPSLYSDTMMPSGAAQQPMNFPAGMPSGPTYSVPVMPMGTGQQLPMGRVEESFIENILRFNRGKVGTFYFTYRGNNEWNARVYRGRVETAGRDHIIISDPASGKRYLLMMANLDWVEFDDRINYPHTEISPDVQATLDTTL; encoded by the coding sequence ATGACTTGTGGAAACTCTAGTTATTATCCAATGAACTATTTCCCTAGTTTATATTCAGATACCATGATGCCAAGTGGTGCTGCGCAACAACCGATGAACTTCCCGGCGGGGATGCCTTCTGGACCCACGTATTCTGTTCCAGTAATGCCGATGGGAACTGGGCAACAGCTACCGATGGGCAGAGTGGAAGAATCGTTTATTGAAAATATCCTACGATTTAACAGAGGCAAGGTTGGTACATTCTACTTTACTTACCGAGGTAACAATGAATGGAATGCTAGGGTTTATCGCGGCCGCGTTGAAACAGCTGGACGTGACCATATTATTATCAGCGACCCTGCTAGCGGTAAACGCTACCTACTGATGATGGCAAATCTCGATTGGGTAGAATTTGATGATCGAATTAACTATCCTCACACTGAAATTAGTCCCGATGTCCAGGCGACGCTGGATACAACTTTGTGA
- a CDS encoding CBO0543 family protein, with amino-acid sequence MQITPTFEEIDNLHKQLVEMRIDYWINNSLFSFQWWLLLFVFIVPWFIWWKFVDNKRIYDILLFGSLLMILVLILDDLGVEFQLWSYPHQLFIVLPRLISVDQGIIIVAHMFLYQFFRSWKSFILANTIMAFVFSFICEPVTVWLGIYRLENWKYIYSFPIYILKSIFIKWIVDRVIRNKKNKFISKSN; translated from the coding sequence ATGCAAATAACTCCTACATTTGAAGAAATTGATAATCTACATAAACAGTTAGTTGAAATGAGGATAGACTATTGGATAAACAATAGTTTATTTTCTTTTCAATGGTGGTTACTATTATTTGTGTTTATTGTACCGTGGTTCATTTGGTGGAAGTTCGTAGACAATAAACGAATTTATGACATATTGCTGTTTGGGTCACTACTAATGATTCTTGTACTTATACTTGATGATCTAGGAGTAGAGTTTCAACTCTGGTCGTATCCACACCAATTATTTATTGTCTTACCAAGGCTTATTTCTGTTGATCAGGGAATTATTATTGTCGCACATATGTTTTTGTATCAATTTTTTCGTAGTTGGAAAAGTTTTATCCTAGCAAATACTATCATGGCCTTTGTATTTTCGTTTATATGCGAACCAGTCACCGTCTGGTTAGGTATTTACCGACTGGAAAATTGGAAATATATTTACTCATTTCCCATTTACATTTTGAAATCAATTTTTATAAAATGGATTGTTGATAGGGTAATTCGTAATAAGAAAAATAAGTTTATTAGTAAGTCTAACTGA
- a CDS encoding class I SAM-dependent methyltransferase → MGIDFQDKRNRYTYSARGADRSWMQKIEQLVPIGNFKNAVDIGCGGGIYTKALVDMGVAAVTGIDSSEVILDGARENCQEYKNISFRLGDASHTGLESSSIDLILERALIHHLNDLKQCFLEAYRLLEDEGAILIQDRTPEDCLFSGSEQHIRGYFFECFPRLAEVEVRRRFNSEEVLTALKETGFKNIKEVTFWETRKCYQTKVELVKDLRLRTGRSILHELDNDELRSLVTFIESKIVTDGPIIEKDRWTIWIAEK, encoded by the coding sequence ATGGGAATTGACTTCCAAGATAAGCGAAATCGGTATACGTACTCAGCAAGAGGTGCTGATAGAAGTTGGATGCAGAAGATTGAACAGCTTGTTCCGATTGGCAACTTCAAAAATGCAGTAGACATTGGTTGTGGTGGAGGAATTTATACCAAGGCTCTAGTGGATATGGGAGTTGCCGCTGTAACGGGGATCGACTCATCAGAAGTCATCCTGGACGGAGCAAGAGAAAACTGTCAGGAGTATAAAAATATATCATTTAGGCTTGGAGATGCGAGTCATACAGGGCTAGAAAGTAGCAGCATTGATCTTATTCTTGAGCGTGCACTAATTCACCATTTGAATGACCTGAAACAGTGTTTTTTAGAGGCTTATCGGTTACTAGAGGATGAAGGAGCTATCCTTATTCAGGACCGTACCCCTGAAGATTGTCTATTCAGCGGAAGCGAACAGCATATCCGTGGGTATTTCTTTGAATGCTTTCCAAGACTTGCTGAGGTTGAAGTCAGAAGAAGATTTAATAGTGAAGAGGTTTTGACTGCCCTTAAAGAAACTGGCTTTAAAAATATAAAAGAAGTAACGTTTTGGGAAACGCGAAAGTGTTATCAAACAAAAGTGGAACTAGTAAAAGATTTAAGGTTACGGACAGGGAGAAGTATCTTGCATGAACTTGATAATGACGAACTACGTTCATTAGTAACATTTATTGAAAGTAAAATCGTAACTGACGGACCAATCATCGAAAAAGACCGATGGACAATTTGGATTGCTGAAAAATAG
- a CDS encoding LysR family transcriptional regulator, with protein sequence MKIDDFKLLVTIKKVGTIRGAAKELLISQPAISQRLKQIEDHWGEAIFIRTHKSMIVTPVGEKIIRFAEDMISGEKQLFDEISKVSKTVNGRLSLGVSSVVGQYLLPKILETYITNFPDVKIELVTGLSQSIRKTASDFHLSIVRGEKMKGLKCVELFSDRLFLVNKKTSNSKERILIEFQSDHSLHSMVDEWFLQHPDQNPTRKIKVDQIETCKQLMAHGIGQAILPEIAIKDLNDELYTFQPLELNKQFLTRPTWLCYSEVAEELPQVEAFLALMKKELLQGKKLP encoded by the coding sequence ATGAAAATAGATGATTTTAAGTTATTAGTTACCATTAAGAAAGTCGGGACTATCCGTGGTGCAGCGAAGGAATTATTAATTTCACAACCTGCAATCAGTCAGCGCTTAAAACAAATAGAGGATCACTGGGGAGAAGCGATTTTTATTAGAACGCATAAATCAATGATCGTCACTCCTGTAGGTGAGAAAATCATTCGTTTCGCTGAGGACATGATTAGCGGTGAAAAACAATTATTTGATGAAATATCGAAAGTTTCCAAAACGGTAAACGGCAGACTTTCTTTAGGAGTTTCTTCAGTTGTCGGCCAATATTTACTGCCGAAAATACTCGAAACCTATATCACAAATTTTCCTGACGTAAAAATTGAATTAGTCACCGGCCTAAGCCAATCCATCCGAAAAACTGCTAGCGATTTCCATCTTTCAATTGTTCGTGGTGAAAAAATGAAAGGATTAAAGTGTGTAGAACTTTTTTCCGATCGACTGTTTTTGGTAAACAAAAAAACATCGAACAGTAAAGAGAGAATACTGATCGAGTTTCAAAGTGATCATAGCTTACATTCAATGGTTGATGAATGGTTTCTTCAACATCCTGATCAAAACCCTACTCGTAAAATAAAGGTTGATCAAATTGAAACTTGTAAGCAATTGATGGCACATGGTATTGGCCAAGCGATACTCCCTGAAATCGCAATTAAAGATTTAAACGATGAACTCTATACGTTCCAACCACTTGAGTTAAACAAACAATTTCTTACGAGGCCGACTTGGCTTTGTTACTCAGAGGTTGCCGAAGAATTGCCTCAGGTAGAAGCCTTTTTAGCATTAATGAAAAAAGAATTGCTACAAGGAAAAAAGCTTCCCTAA
- a CDS encoding IS3 family transposase (programmed frameshift), with the protein MTKFTSDTKLMIIEGYNSKITSQKEYAKQLGVTRAQFQYWLKLYELHGEEGLKNTYTNCSVGFKLDVLNYMVQTGASLMDTAALFKLSSYTMVYDWQKKMEVGGVEALEPKQKGRLSMKNKSTNQPKEAPAKGSVEAYEARIRQLEMENEYFKKVECLSSKKITKQDKAQVVYELRHKYPVKALVKLADIPRSTYYDLVKRMKRPDSDSDLKAEIKAIYEEHEGRYGYRRIRDELTIRGQKVNHKKVQRIMKELGLKCLVRMKKYKSYKGTVGKIAPNHLDRQFTADAPNQKWVTDITEFKLFGEKLYLSPVLDLFNGEIITYTIGSRPTYSLVSKMLEKALERLPEEHELLMHSDQGWHYQMKQYCHALQERGIIQSMSRKGNCYDNSVMENFFGIMKSEFLYYKEFESIEHFMQELEKYMKYYNTKRMKAKLKMSPVQYRTHFEQAA; encoded by the exons ATGACTAAATTTACAAGTGATACGAAATTAATGATCATTGAAGGCTATAACTCGAAAATAACTTCTCAAAAAGAATATGCAAAGCAGCTAGGTGTTACAAGAGCACAATTCCAATATTGGTTGAAGTTATATGAATTACATGGAGAAGAAGGACTTAAAAACACCTATACAAACTGTTCTGTTGGATTTAAACTAGATGTACTAAACTACATGGTTCAAACTGGTGCGTCATTAATGGATACCGCAGCCCTTTTTAAACTCTCTAGTTATACAATGGTGTATGATTGGCAGAAAAAGATGGAGGTTGGTGGTGTAGAAGCCCTTGAACCGAAACAAAAGGGACGTCTATCCATGAAAAATAAATCTACTAACCAACCAAAAGAGGCACCAGCCAAAGGATCAGTCGAGGCATATGAAGCGCGTATAAGACAATTAGAAATGGAAAATGAGTATT TTAAAAAAGTTGAATGCCTTAGTTCAAAAAAAATCACCAAACAAGACAAAGCACAAGTAGTCTATGAATTAAGGCATAAATACCCGGTGAAGGCACTCGTGAAGCTCGCTGATATTCCACGTAGTACATACTATGATTTAGTGAAGAGAATGAAACGTCCAGATTCAGACAGTGATTTAAAAGCTGAAATTAAGGCCATTTATGAAGAACATGAAGGTCGTTACGGTTACCGTCGTATTCGTGATGAGCTAACAATTCGTGGGCAAAAAGTGAATCACAAAAAGGTTCAACGTATCATGAAAGAGCTTGGTCTAAAATGTCTGGTACGCATGAAAAAATATAAATCTTACAAAGGTACTGTAGGAAAAATCGCGCCGAATCATTTAGATCGCCAATTTACAGCGGATGCCCCAAATCAGAAGTGGGTAACGGATATTACAGAGTTTAAATTATTTGGTGAGAAACTCTATTTATCACCTGTATTAGATTTATTTAATGGAGAAATTATTACGTATACAATCGGCTCAAGACCAACATATTCACTTGTTTCAAAGATGTTAGAGAAAGCTCTAGAGAGGTTACCAGAAGAGCATGAACTACTAATGCATTCAGACCAAGGTTGGCATTATCAGATGAAACAGTATTGTCATGCCCTCCAAGAAAGAGGAATCATTCAAAGTATGTCTCGTAAAGGAAACTGTTACGATAATTCGGTGATGGAAAATTTCTTTGGGATTATGAAATCAGAATTCCTTTATTATAAGGAATTTGAAAGTATAGAGCATTTTATGCAAGAACTGGAAAAGTATATGAAATACTATAATACGAAACGGATGAAGGCAAAATTAAAAATGAGTCCGGTACAATACCGAACTCATTTTGAGCAAGCTGCCTGA
- a CDS encoding DUF3231 family protein — translation MTWDTLPTSSTHSTFSDKLMMFHITALTGASVSHYGTSMGSSPRREHRRKL, via the coding sequence ATGACATGGGATACACTACCAACATCGTCAACCCATTCAACGTTCTCTGATAAGCTAATGATGTTTCATATAACCGCATTGACCGGAGCGTCAGTCAGTCACTATGGGACAAGTATGGGTTCAAGCCCAAGGCGAGAACATCGGCGCAAATTATAA
- a CDS encoding MATE family efflux transporter translates to MSSQTEKRGKGRDLTEGNVLKHLIFFSIPLLIGNVLQSLNQLIDAFWVGRFVGPNALASVAVSGSVVFVLLAFIFGFVIATSTMVAQYKGAKDEESLQKTVDSSVKALTLAAIVLTVIAIILTPYILRILQTPAEIFDLAQTYLMIFFSGLLFVGGYNYLSAILRGLGNSKTPLYFLMIATVTNIILDPILIIGLGPVPELGVAGAALATVLSQALAFGLGLMYIKKHDFGFKMRLFKGKAENFYLMKMIKMGIPAGLQQVVVSLAVVAVIGAVNLQGAATVAGFGTATRLDGFILLPAMSLGLAISAMVGQNIGAGKWERIPSIVRSGMLMTFVITGSLSLALFFLREQALALFTDDPQVIEAGASYLKIVAFAFIPFSFMFVITGVLRGAGDMIWGLVLTAASLWAVRVPAVYILAHYLGSDGIWYGMALSFVLAFVIAGGYYLSGNWKKKALVKQEKKKTAIAN, encoded by the coding sequence ATGTCTAGTCAAACGGAAAAAAGGGGTAAGGGAAGAGATTTAACAGAAGGTAATGTCTTAAAGCATTTGATATTTTTTAGTATTCCATTATTAATCGGTAATGTCTTGCAATCTCTAAATCAATTAATTGATGCCTTTTGGGTTGGGCGTTTTGTTGGACCAAATGCACTAGCAAGTGTTGCTGTTTCAGGTTCAGTAGTCTTTGTTTTATTAGCTTTTATCTTTGGATTTGTGATCGCGACTTCAACCATGGTTGCTCAATATAAGGGAGCAAAAGATGAAGAGTCATTACAGAAAACGGTTGATAGCTCGGTAAAAGCTCTAACCTTGGCTGCGATTGTATTAACGGTTATTGCCATTATTCTAACTCCTTATATTTTAAGGATCTTACAAACACCCGCAGAAATTTTTGATTTAGCACAAACATACCTAATGATTTTCTTCTCAGGACTACTATTTGTCGGTGGATATAATTACTTAAGTGCCATTTTAAGAGGGTTAGGAAATTCTAAGACACCGTTATATTTTCTTATGATAGCTACTGTAACGAATATAATTTTAGACCCAATTTTAATTATTGGACTAGGTCCAGTTCCAGAACTTGGGGTAGCCGGAGCTGCACTTGCTACAGTTCTTTCACAAGCACTAGCCTTTGGGTTGGGATTAATGTATATAAAGAAACATGATTTCGGCTTTAAAATGAGATTGTTTAAAGGAAAGGCTGAAAACTTTTATTTAATGAAAATGATTAAAATGGGAATTCCCGCTGGATTACAACAAGTAGTCGTTTCACTAGCGGTAGTTGCTGTCATCGGTGCTGTTAACCTTCAAGGTGCAGCAACTGTGGCAGGATTTGGTACCGCTACTAGGTTAGACGGCTTTATTTTGTTACCGGCGATGTCATTAGGTTTGGCGATATCAGCGATGGTCGGTCAAAATATCGGAGCTGGAAAGTGGGAACGTATCCCTAGTATTGTTCGTTCTGGTATGTTAATGACGTTTGTGATCACTGGTAGTTTATCACTTGCTCTATTTTTCTTAAGAGAACAAGCATTAGCTTTATTTACGGATGATCCTCAAGTTATAGAAGCAGGTGCTTCTTACCTTAAGATTGTCGCGTTTGCCTTTATACCTTTTAGCTTTATGTTTGTCATAACAGGAGTATTAAGAGGTGCGGGAGATATGATTTGGGGACTTGTCCTTACAGCGGCATCTCTGTGGGCAGTCCGGGTTCCTGCTGTCTATATCCTAGCTCATTATTTAGGATCGGATGGAATTTGGTACGGTATGGCGCTAAGCTTTGTATTAGCTTTTGTTATCGCAGGGGGGTATTATCTTTCAGGAAACTGGAAGAAGAAAGCACTTGTAAAACAAGAGAAAAAGAAAACGGCAATAGCTAATTAA
- a CDS encoding SAM-dependent methyltransferase yields MINLKPIGTAYNDRLEIEDDNWGQVMTRIELDNEIPADSLWGIEEFSHAEIVYYFHKVNKDKIVTGARHPRNNVSLPKVGIFAQRGKNRPNQLGVTIVTVVKREGNQLIVRGLDCINDTPILDIKPVMHEFLPRESFRQPNWSQEIMRKYW; encoded by the coding sequence ATGATTAACTTAAAACCTATTGGGACTGCATATAATGATCGACTGGAAATAGAGGATGACAACTGGGGTCAAGTAATGACTAGGATAGAGTTAGATAACGAAATACCAGCTGACTCATTATGGGGTATCGAGGAATTTTCACATGCGGAGATTGTTTACTACTTTCATAAGGTTAATAAAGACAAAATTGTTACTGGAGCAAGGCATCCAAGGAATAATGTAAGCCTTCCGAAAGTAGGGATTTTTGCTCAAAGAGGAAAAAATCGGCCAAATCAACTTGGAGTAACGATTGTGACCGTAGTAAAAAGAGAAGGAAATCAATTGATCGTAAGAGGGCTGGATTGTATCAATGATACACCGATATTGGATATTAAGCCTGTGATGCATGAGTTCCTACCACGTGAGAGCTTTCGTCAGCCAAACTGGAGTCAGGAGATTATGAGAAAGTATTGGTAA
- a CDS encoding universal stress protein, whose product MFQHILLAADGSPHALRATERAIELVRGSFEAMIEVVYVVNGQTAKSDVLHYGSSDDIKAMRMAKLKNVIEKITSANVKYEIRVIHGETVPTIIDYANKHRFDCVVVGSRKLNQLQKMIVGSVSEKVAKRVKWPVMIVK is encoded by the coding sequence ATGTTTCAGCATATCCTTTTGGCGGCAGATGGATCCCCACATGCTTTACGGGCAACGGAAAGAGCGATTGAATTAGTTAGAGGAAGTTTTGAGGCAATGATTGAAGTCGTCTATGTTGTTAATGGTCAAACGGCTAAATCTGATGTGTTGCACTATGGAAGTTCAGATGACATTAAGGCTATGAGGATGGCAAAGTTAAAGAATGTCATTGAGAAAATCACGTCTGCAAATGTTAAGTATGAAATCAGAGTCATTCATGGAGAGACCGTCCCGACCATCATTGATTATGCAAATAAACATCGTTTTGACTGTGTTGTGGTAGGAAGTAGGAAATTAAACCAACTTCAAAAAATGATCGTAGGAAGTGTAAGTGAGAAAGTAGCTAAACGGGTAAAGTGGCCGGTGATGATTGTTAAATAG
- a CDS encoding DUF3231 family protein yields MGQVWVQAQGENIGANYNRMIQEVLLFAEDGAQIMIDHGYLEQPPQAPNRRDLANKK; encoded by the coding sequence ATGGGACAAGTATGGGTTCAAGCCCAAGGCGAGAACATCGGCGCAAATTATAATCGAATGATCCAAGAGGTTTTATTATTTGCTGAAGACGGAGCTCAAATCATGATCGATCATGGGTATTTAGAGCAACCTCCTCAAGCACCAAATCGAAGGGATCTTGCCAATAAAAAATAA